A single window of Puniceicoccaceae bacterium DNA harbors:
- the atpD gene encoding F0F1 ATP synthase subunit beta, translating into MASKGKIVQVIGAVVDAQFPEGELPEIFDALEVTVAGDGSNRKLVLEVQQHLGEGQVRAVAMSTTEGLVRGQDVTATGAAISVPVGEQVLGRIFNVVGEAIDEREEAKGERWPIHRNPPELIDQATEAEILETGIKVVDLICPFLKGGKVGAFGGAGVGKTVLILEFINNIAKEHGGLSVFAGVGERSREGNDLYHEMSEAGVIDQKNIGNSKVALCFGQMNEPPGARMRVALTGLTMAEYFRDERGQDVLLFIDNIFRFSQAGSEVSALLGRSPSAVGYQPTLSQEMGILQERITSTKKGSITSIQAVYVPADDLTDPAPANTFAHLDSTIVLERSIADLGIYPAVDPLVSTSKALDPDIVGEEHFNVARGVQQVLQRYKDLQDIIAILGIDELSPEDKQTVFRARKIQRFLSQPVHVAEVFSGIPGVYVPVKDTIRGFKMILNGELDHVDESEFYMKGTIDSVDTSKK; encoded by the coding sequence ATGGCATCTAAAGGAAAAATTGTTCAGGTAATCGGAGCGGTTGTCGACGCTCAGTTCCCTGAGGGGGAATTGCCGGAAATCTTCGACGCACTCGAAGTCACCGTGGCTGGCGACGGCAGCAATCGCAAACTCGTGTTGGAGGTACAACAGCACCTTGGTGAAGGTCAGGTGCGTGCGGTTGCCATGTCCACAACGGAAGGTCTGGTTCGCGGACAGGATGTGACTGCAACCGGAGCCGCAATCTCCGTACCTGTCGGTGAACAGGTGCTCGGGCGCATTTTTAATGTCGTGGGCGAAGCCATTGATGAGCGTGAAGAAGCGAAAGGTGAGCGTTGGCCGATCCACCGCAACCCGCCCGAACTGATTGACCAGGCTACCGAAGCCGAAATTCTGGAAACCGGAATCAAGGTTGTGGATCTCATTTGTCCCTTCCTCAAGGGTGGAAAAGTAGGTGCTTTTGGCGGAGCGGGAGTAGGAAAGACCGTTTTGATTCTGGAGTTCATCAACAACATCGCCAAGGAGCATGGTGGCTTGTCCGTTTTTGCGGGTGTGGGAGAGCGGTCCCGTGAAGGAAATGACCTCTACCACGAAATGTCGGAGGCAGGAGTGATTGATCAGAAAAACATCGGCAACTCCAAGGTAGCCCTTTGTTTTGGTCAGATGAACGAACCGCCCGGCGCTCGTATGCGTGTCGCGCTGACGGGTCTGACAATGGCAGAGTATTTCCGCGATGAGCGTGGGCAGGATGTATTGTTGTTCATCGACAATATTTTCCGATTTTCCCAGGCAGGGTCGGAGGTTTCGGCGCTGCTCGGTCGTTCTCCCTCTGCCGTGGGATACCAGCCGACGCTCTCCCAGGAAATGGGTATTTTGCAAGAGCGCATTACCTCGACTAAAAAGGGTTCCATCACCTCGATTCAGGCGGTCTACGTACCTGCGGACGACTTGACCGACCCAGCTCCGGCCAACACCTTTGCCCACCTTGATTCCACCATTGTTCTGGAGCGCTCGATTGCGGACCTGGGGATTTACCCGGCGGTTGATCCTCTCGTTTCCACGTCCAAAGCGCTGGATCCTGACATTGTGGGCGAGGAACACTTCAACGTTGCCCGCGGTGTTCAACAGGTGCTTCAGCGTTACAAGGACTTGCAGGATATCATCGCGATTTTGGGGATTGATGAACTTTCGCCCGAAGACAAACAAACCGTCTTTCGTGCCCGCAAGATCCAACGCTTCCTTTCCCAGCCCGTACACGTGGCCGAGGTATTTTCCGGCATTCCAGGAGTCTATGTCCCGGTGAAAGATACCATCCGTGGTTTCAAAATGATCCTCAACGGTGAACTCGATCACGTGGATGAAAGTGAGTTCTACATGAAAGGAACGATCGACTCCGTCGATACCTCGAAGAAA